One Fibrobacter sp. genomic region harbors:
- a CDS encoding MMPL family transporter, producing MVISNINKVFGKIGRKQVAYRWPVLLAIFLFTVVSCLGLSQLKLSSNEEEWFDDWDSVKLDMDHFKEVFGNDDSFTMMVRADDVFDPEVLQAIDRVGKRLEAEIPYADKVVSLTSRLSIPVANDEGFEIIDPFEKGIPENLDSLKAKVDLIMSRTSLVNNIVSDDRKECWLVLSYLPFDGGIDFAVNNITPKIRDVIFADEFKSDKYKFLPAGMSYTEMEESEVAGSECAIRVGLGFIISILCLIFFVRSLRGVVVPAISTVFAIASALGINGWIGLVGDQNIIALPVILGMALSVGYSVHYINAFRQKFRVSGNRKESAIQAVEETGWPIFFTVVTTMASLLSFLFAGIKPIRWTGGISAAIVFMVFVYVMVLIPILMSFGKDGKPDPSFALSQGATKMDLNFGKLALKVCTKAVPVAIIVGVVMLLQIPGATKIDVNMDYTKTMGVKIPYVARLLDMLDGKLGSLYSYEVMIEFPEGDALKEPANMKSIEQLEESLGGLSLTKISGEKPRVTSITQMVKEMNRTLNGDSLEYYKIPDEADMLTQLLFLYEISDGEALFDKIDEDYKTAYIHVEMANYDANEIVKNLDSIKVAATKFLPNAKVSVVGEVMNYATMNGRLVKGLLRSFAGSFVMIAILMILAFGSVSAGLIGMLPNIAPVCLIGGIMGYFGMPLDMITMIVMPMILGIAVDDTIHMTNHIKYELERVGNNDRESYKMAIKATFQSIGKTLAMTTIILCVMFFIFVFSPMNALSRIGILSIAGLFAALIADYTLTPALIYIVRPFNKKKK from the coding sequence ATGGTTATTTCCAATATCAATAAGGTTTTCGGTAAAATAGGCCGAAAACAAGTTGCTTATAGGTGGCCGGTACTTTTGGCCATCTTCCTCTTTACTGTCGTTTCTTGCCTCGGCCTTAGCCAACTCAAGCTTTCTTCCAATGAAGAAGAATGGTTTGATGACTGGGATTCCGTAAAGCTGGATATGGACCACTTCAAGGAAGTTTTCGGTAACGACGATTCCTTCACGATGATGGTCCGTGCTGACGATGTGTTTGATCCTGAAGTTCTTCAGGCTATTGATCGTGTGGGCAAGCGCCTTGAAGCAGAAATTCCTTATGCTGACAAGGTGGTATCCTTGACTAGCCGCCTTTCTATTCCGGTGGCAAATGATGAAGGTTTTGAAATCATTGATCCTTTTGAAAAGGGTATTCCGGAAAATCTGGATTCTTTGAAAGCGAAGGTCGACTTGATTATGAGCCGCACTTCTCTGGTCAACAACATTGTTTCTGATGACCGTAAGGAATGCTGGCTGGTTCTTTCTTACTTGCCTTTTGATGGTGGTATTGACTTTGCTGTAAATAACATCACCCCGAAAATTCGTGACGTAATTTTTGCCGATGAATTTAAAAGCGACAAGTACAAGTTTCTGCCTGCGGGTATGAGCTATACCGAAATGGAAGAAAGTGAAGTGGCCGGCAGCGAATGCGCCATTCGTGTGGGCCTTGGCTTTATCATCTCCATCCTTTGCTTGATTTTCTTTGTCCGCTCTCTTCGCGGTGTGGTGGTTCCTGCCATTTCCACGGTCTTTGCCATTGCCTCTGCTTTGGGTATTAACGGCTGGATTGGCCTTGTGGGTGATCAGAACATTATCGCCCTTCCGGTGATTTTGGGCATGGCCTTGTCTGTGGGTTACTCGGTGCATTACATCAATGCCTTCCGTCAGAAGTTCCGCGTGTCGGGAAACCGCAAGGAATCCGCAATTCAAGCTGTGGAAGAAACGGGTTGGCCCATCTTCTTTACCGTGGTCACCACTATGGCATCCCTCCTTTCCTTCTTGTTTGCTGGTATCAAGCCTATTCGTTGGACTGGTGGTATTTCTGCGGCCATTGTCTTTATGGTGTTTGTCTATGTGATGGTCTTGATTCCTATTCTCATGAGCTTTGGCAAGGATGGAAAGCCTGATCCCAGTTTCGCCCTTTCCCAGGGTGCAACCAAGATGGATTTGAATTTTGGAAAGTTGGCCTTGAAGGTTTGTACAAAGGCTGTTCCTGTGGCTATTATAGTTGGCGTTGTGATGTTGCTGCAGATTCCTGGTGCCACAAAGATTGATGTGAATATGGACTATACCAAGACCATGGGGGTAAAGATTCCCTATGTGGCAAGATTGCTGGATATGCTTGATGGCAAGTTGGGTAGCCTTTACAGTTATGAAGTCATGATTGAATTCCCGGAAGGGGATGCCTTGAAGGAACCGGCCAACATGAAGTCCATTGAACAGTTGGAAGAATCCTTGGGTGGCTTGAGCTTGACGAAGATTTCGGGGGAAAAACCTCGTGTTACTTCCATCACCCAGATGGTGAAGGAAATGAATCGTACTTTGAACGGGGACTCCTTGGAATACTACAAGATTCCTGACGAAGCCGATATGCTGACCCAGCTATTGTTCCTCTACGAAATCTCTGATGGGGAAGCTCTGTTTGACAAGATCGATGAAGATTACAAGACTGCGTACATCCATGTGGAAATGGCAAATTATGATGCCAATGAAATTGTGAAAAATCTGGATTCCATCAAGGTTGCCGCAACGAAGTTCTTGCCTAACGCCAAGGTTTCTGTGGTTGGTGAAGTGATGAATTACGCTACCATGAACGGAAGGCTTGTGAAGGGCTTGCTTCGTTCCTTCGCTGGATCTTTTGTCATGATTGCTATCCTGATGATTCTTGCCTTCGGTAGTGTTAGCGCAGGTTTGATTGGTATGCTTCCCAATATTGCTCCGGTCTGCTTGATTGGCGGTATCATGGGTTACTTCGGTATGCCTCTGGATATGATCACCATGATTGTGATGCCTATGATTTTGGGTATCGCCGTGGACGATACCATCCACATGACAAACCACATCAAGTATGAGCTGGAACGTGTTGGTAACAATGATCGTGAAAGCTACAAGATGGCCATTAAGGCTACTTTCCAGAGCATTGGTAAGACCTTGGCTATGACCACCATCATTTTGTGCGTCATGTTCTTTATCTTTGTATTCAGCCCAATGAATGCCCTCTCTAGAATCGGAATTCTTTCTATTGCAGGCTTATTTGCGGCCTTGATTGCGGACTACACTTTGACTCCCGCCCTCATCTATATTGTCCGCCCCTTTAACAAGAAGAAAAAATAA
- a CDS encoding flavodoxin, producing MSKIAIVYWSGTGNTEMMAKEVAAGVQAAGGDASVFATSDFSADAATVFDKFALGCPAMGAEELEDSEFQPLYEQIKPALSGKKVVLFGSYGWGGGEYMNAWKSDAEAAGMTLVDEPLAVENAPGDAEKSKCQELGKVLTLA from the coding sequence ATGAGCAAAATTGCAATTGTATACTGGTCTGGTACCGGAAACACGGAAATGATGGCTAAGGAAGTTGCTGCTGGCGTGCAGGCTGCTGGTGGCGATGCCTCTGTTTTCGCTACTTCTGATTTCTCTGCTGATGCGGCTACTGTCTTTGATAAGTTTGCCTTGGGTTGCCCTGCTATGGGTGCTGAGGAACTTGAAGATTCCGAATTTCAGCCCTTGTATGAACAGATTAAACCTGCTCTTTCTGGAAAGAAGGTAGTTCTGTTCGGATCTTACGGCTGGGGCGGTGGCGAATATATGAACGCTTGGAAAAGCGATGCAGAAGCTGCTGGCATGACTTTGGTGGATGAACCTCTTGCTGTTGAAAATGCTCCTGGTGATGCTGAAAAGTCTAAGTGCCAGGAACTGGGCAAGGTTTTGACGCTGGCATAA
- a CDS encoding heavy metal translocating P-type ATPase: MKFRVVYDRPGRIRFRCGPYAFEPKFEARIHKACVSLPCVKSAVVHSVNGGLLLDYSESTNFENDRKLILDFVRDLNPRELHEVDPETEYQLQSLDDDFQNNLCKMIARRYLMRWFVPLPIRTAITVVRGLKYVGKGISTLASGKLTVDVLDGAAIGASMLQKNYDSAGTVMFLLGVSGLLEDYTKARTRAALTGSLAVKVDKVWVVKDGVDTLVDLKDVVPGDLVRVRDGSMIPVDGTVTEGEAYVNESTMTGESKAVLKNAGKTVFAGTILDEGSIVVEVRAVNGNTKIQKIIELIDHSEDLKAGIQSRAEHLADSIVPFSFLGFGLTLLLTQNITKAVSILMVDYSCAIKLSTPIAVISALREAADHNMTVKGGKYLEEFALADTIVFDKTGTLTKAEPKLQKVISFGGRSEEEILRIAACIEEHFPHSMARAIVNGAADRGIDHAEEHADVKYIVAHGIATSLNNERAVIGSKHFVIEDENVEMSEEQQAIIDSEGGAASVIYLGIGGKLAGALCISDPPREEAAVAIKRLRETGIHNVVMITGDSQKAAARTAEILGIDTFFAQVLPEDKHRYVEEMKAAGKRVIMVGDGINDAPALAAANVSVAMSDASDIARETADVTLRSENLEDLAELRVLSQKLMDRIQTNYRFIVAFNTSLLAGGFFGFLSPTTSAFLHNASTMAICAKSMTKISSCQ, encoded by the coding sequence ATGAAGTTCAGAGTGGTTTACGATCGTCCGGGACGCATTCGCTTTCGTTGCGGTCCCTATGCCTTCGAGCCAAAATTTGAGGCTCGAATTCATAAGGCTTGCGTAAGCTTGCCTTGTGTGAAATCTGCCGTGGTTCACAGTGTGAATGGCGGTCTTTTGCTGGATTATAGCGAAAGTACGAATTTCGAAAACGATCGTAAACTGATTCTGGATTTTGTACGCGATTTAAATCCGAGGGAATTGCATGAAGTAGATCCGGAAACGGAATACCAGTTGCAATCTCTGGATGATGATTTCCAAAACAACCTATGCAAAATGATAGCCCGCCGCTATTTGATGCGCTGGTTTGTTCCTCTGCCTATCCGCACTGCCATTACGGTTGTTCGCGGCTTGAAATATGTGGGCAAGGGAATTTCCACACTTGCCAGCGGCAAGTTGACGGTGGATGTTTTGGATGGTGCCGCCATCGGTGCCTCCATGCTGCAAAAGAATTATGACTCCGCAGGAACGGTGATGTTCCTGCTGGGTGTTTCCGGCTTGCTGGAAGATTATACCAAGGCCCGCACCCGCGCTGCTCTTACCGGAAGTCTCGCTGTGAAAGTGGACAAGGTTTGGGTGGTGAAGGATGGCGTGGATACCCTTGTGGACCTGAAGGATGTGGTGCCTGGCGATTTGGTGCGCGTTCGCGATGGATCTATGATTCCTGTGGATGGAACCGTAACAGAAGGCGAAGCCTATGTGAACGAATCTACCATGACAGGGGAGTCTAAGGCTGTTCTTAAGAATGCCGGCAAGACGGTTTTTGCTGGGACCATTCTTGATGAAGGCTCCATTGTGGTAGAAGTTCGTGCCGTCAATGGAAATACCAAGATTCAAAAAATCATTGAATTGATTGACCACAGCGAAGATTTGAAGGCAGGCATCCAGAGCCGTGCAGAACATTTGGCTGATAGCATTGTTCCCTTCAGTTTCCTTGGCTTTGGCCTTACCCTTTTGCTGACCCAGAACATCACCAAGGCTGTTTCCATTTTGATGGTGGATTATTCCTGCGCCATTAAGCTTTCCACTCCCATTGCCGTGATTTCAGCCCTGCGAGAAGCTGCGGATCATAACATGACGGTGAAGGGCGGCAAGTATTTGGAAGAATTCGCCCTGGCGGATACCATCGTTTTTGATAAAACGGGAACTTTGACCAAGGCTGAACCGAAATTACAGAAGGTAATTTCTTTTGGCGGTCGTTCAGAAGAAGAAATTCTGAGAATCGCCGCTTGCATCGAGGAACATTTCCCTCACAGTATGGCTCGTGCCATTGTGAATGGCGCTGCAGATCGCGGTATTGACCACGCTGAAGAACATGCCGATGTGAAATACATTGTGGCTCACGGCATTGCCACTTCCCTCAATAACGAACGTGCTGTTATTGGCAGCAAGCATTTTGTCATTGAAGACGAAAATGTGGAAATGTCGGAAGAACAGCAGGCAATCATTGATTCCGAGGGTGGTGCGGCTTCTGTAATTTACCTGGGTATTGGTGGAAAGTTGGCTGGAGCCCTCTGCATTAGCGATCCCCCTCGAGAAGAGGCTGCTGTTGCCATCAAACGCCTTCGTGAAACAGGAATTCATAATGTGGTGATGATTACGGGTGATAGCCAGAAGGCTGCTGCCCGCACCGCAGAAATTCTCGGCATAGACACTTTCTTTGCCCAGGTGCTGCCCGAGGATAAGCATCGCTATGTGGAAGAAATGAAGGCTGCCGGCAAACGCGTCATTATGGTGGGGGATGGTATTAACGATGCTCCCGCTTTGGCTGCTGCTAATGTTTCTGTTGCCATGAGCGATGCTTCCGATATTGCCCGCGAAACTGCCGATGTCACCCTTCGCAGTGAAAATCTGGAAGATTTGGCGGAACTTCGCGTTTTAAGCCAAAAATTGATGGATCGAATTCAGACTAACTATAGATTTATTGTGGCTTTCAATACAAGCCTCTTGGCGGGAGGTTTCTTTGGATTCCTTTCTCCCACTACATCTGCCTTCCTCCATAATGCCTCAACCATGGCCATTTGCGCTAAGAGTATGACTAAAATTAGCTCTTGCCAATAA
- a CDS encoding DUF1490 domain-containing protein, giving the protein MSIFKNEKFWLVVAGAVGSAVTKKILKAKKTRELAVTGLAHGMKFTADAKAAFQDMKDEANDICNDAKSEAGLNK; this is encoded by the coding sequence ATGTCTATTTTTAAAAATGAAAAGTTTTGGCTTGTTGTGGCTGGTGCTGTTGGCTCTGCTGTAACCAAGAAGATTCTTAAGGCCAAGAAGACTCGCGAATTGGCTGTTACCGGCCTCGCTCATGGCATGAAGTTCACTGCTGATGCAAAGGCTGCCTTCCAGGATATGAAGGATGAAGCTAACGACATTTGCAATGATGCAAAGTCTGAAGCTGGTCTCAATAAGTAA
- a CDS encoding DUF3793 family protein, translated as MARMFDSCLVRQCAPTLAGVKVGNLFCLEIADGVLLCEIIARWNRSLNPKGVFARVIAEKRGRYYIYVYRGCDLEKLSLSCDIQNFLKGFGYSAFDLESLLRVFQNRMKKSVCFPHEVGIFLGYPLDDVRDFIAYGGRNYKQIGCWKVYNDVQNSMHIFEVFKKCKEVLWNQFEQGISLDRLTVAS; from the coding sequence ATGGCTAGAATGTTCGATTCTTGTTTGGTGCGACAGTGCGCACCCACTCTTGCGGGTGTGAAAGTTGGAAACCTTTTCTGCTTGGAAATAGCAGATGGTGTTCTGCTGTGCGAAATTATTGCACGATGGAATCGAAGTTTGAATCCCAAGGGCGTTTTCGCACGGGTGATTGCCGAAAAAAGAGGTCGCTACTACATCTATGTCTATAGAGGTTGCGATCTGGAAAAACTTTCCCTTTCCTGTGATATTCAGAATTTTCTGAAGGGTTTCGGCTATTCGGCCTTTGATTTGGAATCTCTTTTAAGAGTGTTTCAGAATCGAATGAAAAAGTCCGTTTGTTTTCCACATGAAGTGGGAATCTTTTTGGGTTACCCCTTGGATGATGTTCGGGACTTTATCGCCTATGGTGGCCGTAATTACAAACAGATTGGCTGTTGGAAGGTCTATAACGATGTGCAAAATTCCATGCATATCTTTGAAGTATTTAAAAAATGCAAGGAAGTTCTTTGGAATCAGTTTGAACAGGGTATTTCCTTGGATCGTTTGACGGTCGCAAGTTGA